One Chroicocephalus ridibundus chromosome 21, bChrRid1.1, whole genome shotgun sequence DNA segment encodes these proteins:
- the LOC134525850 gene encoding GON-4-like protein isoform X1 translates to MVARRLRSGRPPRRFRFLRGERDGAAGPGQRSPAASRFPVFQVGAGMSLSLKMLPCKKRRAAVAGPQSPREDGELPGAAGSSSVVAADGGFPAKPSPAARTGGGPPSSGPGVWRGPGEASLKGGRRPPGRPGPGPAQEAAGAKEASAAAPLPEGRGSPEAAAEGQGRTPKLYTEVELNSQRDPYLAENQSAVQESPVRSSLQLSVRNPTAMKPLKNTRAGEWPQQTDEENEDLGLFIPLEEQDGEDIERRKRRRKATKRKREGKSQEEEGSLSCDIKLDDTLDRTLEDGAKQHNLTVVNVRNILHEVITNEHVVAMMKAAISETEDIPLFEPKMTRSKLKEVVEKGVVIPTWNISPIKKANEVKPPQFVDIPLEEDDSSDEEYQPDDEDEDETAEESLLESDVESTASSPRGAKRSRTRRSSDEEGGTLCEMEKVTAPVLRHISAEVVPMGPPPPPKPKQNKDSTFMEKLHAVDEELASSPVCMDSYQSLEDSLIAFRTRSKRPLKDVPLGQLEAELRAPDITPDMYDPNTADDEEWKRWLGGLMNDDVENEDEADDDDDPEYNFLEDLDEPDTEDFRNDRAVRITKKEVNELMEELFETFQDEMGFSNMEDEGPEDEDNVTESRPNFNTPQALRFEEPLANLLNEQHRTVKEQLEQLRMKKSSIKPPQEIEKSKPQNEKPLQSLVLDSMQRKRLQQQMQQHVQLLTQIHLLASSNPALSSEASTTRMFLSELGNFARSSTLLRQSFNPKFQTMFQPCNLKGALQLIEDFHAQVQVDWSPRKAVKKSANEFPCLPKQVAWILATRRVFMYPELLPICSLKANPPRDKIIFTKAEDNLLALGLKHFEGTEFPKPLISKYLLPTKTAHQLTVRIKNLNMNRAPDNIIRYYKKTKQLPVLFKCCEEIQPNEWKPPVEREEHRLPFWLKASLPSIQGELKQLAEDAREMPGSPDAESVFLGTGKETSDTGCDEKYPLLMPKGLVLTLKPLANRFSRRAWRRQRSSALKPVLIRPSPCLQPGSNTINIQKTVKLSQSEAPPSKVMVQIPRLIQPATVTQTVSGVQPLSVPAVVGSGDGLEFQNVLSPSYSDSRQAFSAAVPPALVSSNPVTFQPKLMLPALAGAKIRKPCVRKGYQKKKGAKSAPLIKTSPLIQPSPVILTVPATTVKVVNIGNGCNMIQPINTAVGRGAQAIPVTTLLVNPSTFPCPLNQPLVTSSIPSLLVSPNPVGLSASSVGENEDQLNLVPSCPAGNNKNTHPMVEPKVEPPELYVSCSAVSPKEECSTNPATSSTSSQEKVNKGDRCSWTVVEGGENASEPLSVDLLPHLEAPDETVKIEPEDSSDASKEVNPVQKRDLLCAEVKEEFMLDLGQELNMEAACSCSNDLKEIKKEHTLCDEKGEEERGASQSPPQGEQQTDAGGVAGPQLSSESPKNLSYPADVEAEFSSPLGRPEDSSSIDGQSVGTPAGPEAGGEREGQEEEEEDDFDDFTQDEDEEMSSASEESILSVPELQETMEKLTWLATERRLSQEGDSEEENSQEENSEPEEEEEEEGEGMESLQKDDEICGDTSEEPKSAFPSTMAAPQVEAHRTPAGESMKAPGKSRSSHRTRNKRGRARASKDTSKLLLLYDEDILERDPLREQKDLAFAQAYLSRVREALQHVPGKYEDFLRVIYEFEISTDKRTAVDLYSTLQKLLHDWPQLLTDFAAFLLPEQALECGLFEEQQAFEKSRKFLRQLEICFAENPAHHQKIIKVLQSCADCLPQEIAELKTQMWQLLKGHDHLQDEFSIFFDHLRPSASRMGDFEEINWTEEKEYEFDGFEEVSLPDVEEDDEPPKMHAASKNKKRKEIGGQNNDKEVEWVDGMKECSCSCHEGSSDLKLKKSKRRTCSHCSSKVCENKFYKHKDSQELTASLVQHESSPQPEGKDSGTSKEPAEESPENRDEGEDVQSRAKTVSRKVDSLAAGSHLERKIVSGRHAPCEKAALPGNRVQEAGAGAAVDAAKDGDSSVAAPRGTQPQKPALKLPQETKDCPCAVGRESEGLSQRRGNAEAPLGLSRDLLLSSPAAAGEDLMAPSSSSGKGLCQTKGPYLDSSDKLAVFGHASKSGVKESEGPPLPLEDKPEAKQGWVAAGRAPPLGKSCSSQAPGDCSLETHDTGGAGSFPESRLKSNANNRFQVHQHPEQLEYRVVATSLGQKEEEQQQQRVTEATVCAKNSKVSSTGEKVVLWTREADRVILTTCQEKGAQLETFHAISQKLGNKTAGEVSHRFRELMRLFHTSCDGSSEDEEDATSTSNTDQLSDKDLLLSEEEPDD, encoded by the exons ATGGTGGCGCGGCGCCTGCGCAGCGGGCGGCCCCCGCGGCGCTTCCGCTTCCTGCGGGGCGagcgggacggggcggcggggccggggcagcggagCCCCGCGGCCAGCCgctttcctgttttccaggtgGGCGCAGGGATGTCGCTCTCGCTGAAGATGCTGCCCTGCAAGAAGAGGAgagcggcggtggcggggccgcAGAGCCCGCGGGAGGACGGAGAGTTGCCCGGCGCCGCCGGCTCTTCCTCGGTGGTCGCTGCCGACGGCGGCTTCCCCGCCAAACCATCGCCGGCGGCACGAACCGGCGGCGGGCCGCCCTCCTCCGGCCCGGGCGTGTGGCGGGGTCCCGGGGAGGCCTCGCTGAAGGGCGGGAGGCGGCCCCCCggccggccgggcccgggccccgcGCAGGAGGCGGCGGGCGCGAAGGAGGCCAGCgctgccgccccgctccccgaGGGCCGCGGCAGCCCCGAGGCGGCGGCAGAAGGTCAAG GGAGAACGCCTAAGCTGTACACAGAGGTGGAATTGAATTCGCAGAGAGATCCGTATCTGGCTGAAAACCAATCTGCAGTGCAGGAGTCTCCAGTGAGAAGTTCTTTGCAGCTGTCTGTTAGAAATCCTACCGCAATGAAGCCACTGAAGAACACCAGAGctggtgagtggccccagcagaCTGATGAGGAAAATGAGGATTTGGGTCTGTTTATTCCATTGG AGGAGCAAGATGGAGAGGATAttgagagaaggaagaggaggaggaaggcaaccaaacggaaaagagaagggaaaagtcAAGAAGAAGAGGGATCTTTGTCTTGTGACATCAAGCTAGACGATACCCTTGATCGCACCTTAGAAGATGGAGCTAAACAACATAACCTGACAGTGGTCAACGTGCGAAACATCCTTCAT GAAGTGATCACAAACGAGCATGTGGTTGCCATGATGAAAGCGGCCATCAGTGAGACGGAAGATATCCCTTTGTTT GAGCCCAAAATGACTCGTTCCAAACTGAAGGAAGTTGTGGAGAAAGGAGTG GTGATTCCAACATGGAATATTTCTCCAATTAAGAAGGCGAATGAGGTGAAG CCTCCTCAGTTTGTGGACATTCCTCTTGAGGAAGATGATTCCTCAGATGAAGAATACCAGCCtgatgatgaggatgaggatgagacTGCAGAAGAG AGCTTACTGGAAAGTGACGTAGAGAGCACCGCTTCTTCTCCCCGGGGAGCAAAACGGTCTAGGACAAGGCGATCATCTGATGAGGAGGGAGGGACGCTCTGCGAG ATGGAGAAGGTTACTGCACCCGTTCTTAGGCACATCAGTGCTGAAGTAGTTCccatgggacctccaccacctcctaaaccaaagcaaaacaaagacagcaCGTTCATGGAGAAGCTGCATGCAGTGGATGAAGAATTGGCTTCAAGCCCAGTATGCATGGATTCTTACCAG tCTCTGGAAGACAGCCTCATTGCCTTCCGAACCCGATCTAAGAGACCGCTGAAGGATGTCCCTCTTGGTCAGCTGGAGGCTGAGCTCCGCGCCCCAGATATCACGCCTGATATGTATGACCCCAACACTGCAGATGACGAAGAATGGAAAAGGTGGCTTGGGGGTCTCATGAACGATGATGTGGAGAATGAAG ATGAAGCGGATGATGATGATGACCCTGAGTACAACTTCCTGGAAGATCTGGATGAACCAGATACAGAAGACTTCAGAAACGATCGTGCTGTGAGAATTACCA aaaaggaagTGAATGAACTGATGGAGGAGCTGTTTGAGACA TTTCAGGACGAGATGGGTTTCTCGAACATGGAAGATGAAGGTCCAGAAGATGAAGATAACGTTACAGAGTCACGGCCAAATTTTAATACACCACAGGCACTTAG ATTTGAAGAACCTCTGGCCAATTTACTGAATGAGCAACACCGGACGGTGAAGGAACAGCTTGAGCAGTTGAGAATGAAAAAGTCCTCAATCAAGCCACCGCAAGAGATAGAAAAATCAAAACCTCAAAATGAGAAGCCTCTCCAGAGCCTTGTTCTGGACAGTATGCAAAGAAAGAGGCTCCAGCAGCAAATGCAGCAG CACGTTCAGCTTCTGACTCAAATCCATCTTCTTGCAAGTTCCAACCCTGCTTTAAGTTCAGAGGCCAGTACTACCAGGATGTTTTTG AGCGAGCTCGGTAACTTTGCTCGAAGCTCTACACTCCTTCGTCAGTCGTTCAATCCGAAGTTTCAAACGATGTTCCAGCCGTGTAACTTGAAGGGAGCGCTGCAGCTCATCGAAGATTTTCATGCCCAAGTCCAAGTTGACTGGAGCCCGCGCAAAGCCGTGAAGAAGAGCG CTAATGAATTTCCATGTTTGCCAAAGCAAGTGGCATGGATTTTGGCAACAAGGAGAGTCTTCATGTATCCAGAGTTGCTGCCAATATGTTCCTTGAAAGCAAACCCTCCCCGGGACAAGATTATCTTCACCAAGGCAGAGGACAA tttATTAGCTTTAGGTTTGAAACATTTTGAAGGGACAGAGTTCCCAAAGCCTTTGATCAGCAAGTATCTCTTGCCAACAAAAACTGCCCACCAGCTTACGGTACGAATCAAGAATCTGAATATGAATCGAGCCCCTGATAATATCATCAGA TActataaaaagacaaaacagttgCCCGTTCTGTTCAAGTGCTGCGAGGAAATCCAGCCTAATGAGTGGAAGCCGCCTGTGGAGAGAGAAGAACATCGCCTGCCATTTTGGCTAAAG GCCAGCCTGCCCTCCATTCAGGGGGAACTGAAGCAATTGGCAGAAGATGCCAGGGAGATGCCAGGTTCACCTGATGCAGAATCTGTCTTTTTGGGGACAGGAAAGGAAACTTCAGACACAGGATGTGATGAAAAATACCCTCTGCTCATGCCAAAGGGACTAGTCCTGACCTTGAAGCCCCTTGCCAATCGGTTCTCCCGGAGAGCGTGGAGGAGGCAGAGGTCCTCAGCTCTGAAGCCTGTCCTCATTCGACCGAGTCCTTGTCTGCAGCCCGGTTCCAACACTATTAACATCCAGAAAACGGTGAAGTTGTCCCAGTCAGAAGCTCCTCCCAGCAAAGTCATGGTTCAGATTCCTCGGCTAATCCAGCCAGCTACAGTTACGCAGACGGTGTCAGGAGTGCAGCCTTTGAGTGTCCCAGCAGTGGTAGGAAGTGGGGATGGCTTGGAATTTCAGAACGTGCTGTCCCCATCGTATTCAGACTCCAGACAagctttctcagctgctgtaccACCAGCTCTGGTGTCCTCCAATCCAGTAACTTTTCAGCCAAAACTGATGTTGCCAGCTTTGGCCGGAGCAAAAATACGCAAACCTTGTGTTCGAAAGggataccaaaagaaaaaaggggcaaaatctgCCCCGTTGATAAAGACTTCACCTTTGATTCAGCCATCTCCTGTCATCCTTACTGTACCTGCCACCACAGTGAAAGTGGTTAATATAGGCAATGGCTGCAATATGATTCAGCCCATAAACACAGCAGTTGGTAGAGGCGCTCAGGCTATTCCAGTTACGACCTTATTAGTAAATCCATCCACTTTCCCGTGTCCCTTAAATCAGCCTCTAGTGACTTCTTCCATCCCTTCGTTGTTAGTCTCTCCTAACCCTGTTGGTCTTTCTGCATCGTCTGTTGGTGAAAATGAAGATCAGCTGAATCTGGTTCCTTCCTGCCCCGctggaaacaacaaaaatacccaTCCCATGGTGGAGCCCAAGGTTGAACCCCCAGAGCTGTATGTTTCGTGCTCCGCTGTCTCCCCCAAGGAGGAGTGTAGCACAAATCCTGCCACTTCGAGTACCAGCAGCCAGGAAAAGGTAAATAAGGGTGACCGCTGTAGCTGGACAGTGGTAGAAGGAGGTGAGAACGCTTCAGAGCCGTTGTCTGTGGACCTTCTGCCTCATTTAGAAGCTCCAGACGAAACAGTGAAAATTGAGCCTGAAGATTCAAGTGATGCTAGCAAGGAAGTAAATCCAGTACAGAAGAGGGATCTCTTATGTGCTGAAGTGAAGGAGGAATTCATGCTGGATCTTGGCCAGGAGCTGAACATGGAGGCTGCGTGTTCATGTTCAAATgacctgaaagaaattaaaaaggagcACACTTTGTGTGAtgagaagggagaagaagaaCGAGGGGCTTCGCAGTCGCCTCCCCAGGGTGAACAGCAGACAgatgcaggtggtgttgctggaCCACAGCTAAGCAGCGAGTCTCCAAAGAATCTTTCGTACCCAGCAGACGTTGAGGCGGAATTTAGCAGTCCGCTAGGGAGACCGGAGGATTCCTCCAGTATAGACGGCCAGTCTGTTGGGACACCAGCTGGCCCTGAagctggaggagagagagaaggacaagaagaggaggaggaagatgacttTGATGATTTTACACAAGATGAGGATGAAGAAATGTCATCAGCCTCAGAAGAATCTATTCTTTCCGTGCCCGAACTTCag GAGACAATGGAAAAACTTACTTGGCTCGCAACAGAGAGACGTTTAAGCCAAGAAGGAGATTCGGAAGAAGAGAATTCCCAGGAAGAGAACTCtgagccggaggaggaggaggaggaggaaggggaagggatggagagttTACAGAAAGATGATGAAATATGTGGCGATACATCAGAGGAACCTAAATCTGCCTTCCCGTCGACAATGGCAGCCCCGCAGGTGGAAGCCCACAGAACGCCAGCAG GAGAAAGTATGAAAGCCCCTGGGAAGAGCAGGAGCTCCCACAGAACCAGAAATAAGAGGGGCCGGGCTCGCGCTAGCAAAGATACATCTAAGCTGCTCCTCTTGTATGACGAAGACATCCTGGAGAGAGATCCCCTGCGGGAGCAGAAGGATCTGGCATTCGCACAGGCCTATCTAAGCAGG GTGCGTGAAGCCTTGCAGCATGTTCCTGGAAAGTATGAAGACTTTCTTCGCGTTATCTATGAGTTTGAGATCAGCACGGACAAGCGAACGGCTGTGGATCTCTATTCCACTTTGCAGAAACTGTTGCACGACTGGCCACAATTGCTCACAGattttgctgcctttcttttgCCAGAACAAGCTTTGGAGTGTGGACTG TTTGAAGAGCAGCAAGCGTTCGAAAAAAGCCGGAAGTTCCTCAGGCAGCTGGAGATTTGTTTTGCTGAAAATCCTGCCCACCACCAAAAGATCATCAAAGttctgcagagctgtgcagaCTGCCTCCCCCAGGAGATCGCCGAG CTGAAGACCCAAATGTGGCAGCTGTTGAAAGGACACGACCACTTGCAGGACGAATTCTCCATTTTCTTTGACCACTTAAGGCCCTCAGCCAGCCGCATGGGAGACTTTGAGGAGATCAACTGGACAGAAGAGAAGGAATATGAG TTTGATGGGTTTGAAGAGGTGTCTTTGCCGGATGTAGAAGAAGATGATGAACCACCCAAGATGCATGCAGCCTCAAAAAATAAGAAGCGGAAAGAGATCGGAGGCCAGAATAATGACAAG GAGGTCGAGTGGGTAGATGGGATGAAGGAATGTTCATGTTCCTGCCATGAAGGGAGTAGCGATCTCAagctaaagaaaagcaaaaggaggacCTGCAGCCATTGTAGTAGTAAG GTgtgtgaaaacaaattttataaaCATAAAGATTCTCAAGAGCTGACGGCAAGCCTTGTTCAACACGAATCAAGTCCTCAGCCCGAAGGGAAGGATTCTGGAACGTCTAAGGAGCCTGCAGAAGAAAGCCCGGAGAACAGAGATGAGGGCGAGGATGTCCAGAGCAGAGCAAAAACCGTGTCAAGGAAAGTGGACTCTCTGGCTGCAG GATCTCACCTGGAAAGGAAGATTGTCTCCGGCAGACACGCACCTTGTGAAAAAGCTGCGCTGCCTGGTAACCGGGTTCAGGAGGCAGGCGCGGGGGCTGCTGTGGACGCTGCAAAGGACGGCGACTCCTCTGTCGCTGCCCCCAGGGGCACGCAGCCACAGAAACCTGCTCTAAAACTACCTCAAGAAACCAAAGACTGTCCCTGCGCTGTGGGAAGAGAGAGTGAGGGGCTAAGCCAGCGCCGAGGAAACGCAGAAGCTCCCCTTGGGCTGAGCAGGGATCTGCTGCTGTCCTCTCCTGCCGCTGCAGGAGAAGATTTAATGGCACCCAGTTCCTCTTCTGGGAAGGGTCTATGTCAGACTAAAGGGCCTTATTTGGATTCATCAGATAAGCTTGCTGTCTTTGGTCATGCTTCAAAATCGGGTGTGAAAGAATCTGAGGGACCACCTTTGCCTCTGGAAGACAAACCTGAAGCAAAGCAGGGCTGGGTAGCAGCGGGTAGAGCCCCCCCGCTgggcaagagctgcagctcccaggccCCTGGTGACTGCAGTTTGGAAACACACGATACGGGCGGCGCTGGAAGTTTTCCAGAGAGCAGACTGAAGTCAAATGCAAACAACCGCTTCCAGGTGCATCAGCACCCTGAGCAGCTGGAATATAGAGTGGTGGCCACATCGCTGGGgcaaaaggaggaggagcagcaacAGCAGCGAGTCACGGAAGCAACGGTGTGCGCTAAGAACAGCAAAGTCAGCTCAACTGGGGAGAAGGTTGTCCTCTGGACCAG GGAGGCTGACAGAGTCATCCTCACCACCTGCCAGGAGAAGGGAGCCCAGCTGGAAACCTTCCACGCCATCTCCCAGAAACTGGGCAACAAGACTGCCGGCGAG GTATCCCACAGGTTCAGAGAACTGATGAGGCTGTTTCACACGTCCTGTGACGGGAGCTCCGAAGATGAGGAGGATGCCACCAGCACCAGTAACACAGACCAGCTCTCCGACAAAGACCTTCTGCTTTCTGAGGAGGAGCCCGACGACTGA